CGCCCGTCGGCCGGACGGGCCGTCCCGCCGCGAGAACCGCCGGGACCAGCGCGGCGAAGGCGGCGGCGGTGAGCGCCGTCACCGCGCCCAAGCCCAGTTCGCCGGCCGTCGCGGCCAGGGGGTACAGGGGGGTCTGCAGCCAGGCCGCCCCGCTCAGGCACCAGGGGAAGCCCAGTTCCCCGACCGTGCGCAGCGCTTCCATGGCCGTCCACAGCGGCGGCGCCAGCAGCAGCAGTCCCGTCGGGCCGAGCCGGCGGCGGACGAGCCCGGCCGACCAGCCGAACAGCAGGTAGTAGGTCGCCGCGTAGAGGATCGCCGCGATCGCGGCGGCGGGGATCAGCCAGCGCGAACTGATCGTGGCGTCGGGCCCCAGCAGGAACAGCCAGTGCAGCAGCGTGCCCTGATGGGCCACGCCGAACCACCAGCCGACGCGGGCGGGCGAGGGCGCGCGCCGCAGCGCCCCGAACAGCAGCGCCAGCGCCGGCACGATGACCCAGCCGGTGCCGCGCAGGGGCGGCATCGCGAGCGTGGCCAGCACGCCGGCGGCGAGCGCCATCTGCGTCGACGGCGCCGGCCGGCGCCGCGTCCCGGCACGCGGGACCGGGACGGCGGAGGGCGCGGCGATGCGATGGAAAAACGACATGGCGGAACCATAGCCACTCACCCCGCCGCGTGCAACAAGTCGCCCATGCCGTAGCGCCGGATCTTCTTGTAGAGGCCCTGGCGCGAGAGGCCGAGCCGGCGGGCGGCCGTCGACTTGCGCCCGTCGCAGGCGCAGATCGCCTTGCGGATGAGGTAGCGCTCCAGCAGTTCGGTCGCCTCGTCCATGGGCCGCAGCGTCGCGAGGTCGGACGGGTCGACGGAGCGGCCGGCGGCCTGGCGCAGTTCGGCCGACAGCTGGTCCAGCTCGATCACCTCCGCGCCGGGGTGCAGGGCCAGCCAGCGCTGCGCCTCGTTCTCCAGCTCGCGCACGTTGCCGGGCCAGCGGTAGGCCTGCAGGGCGGCCAGCGCGTCGGGCGCCACCGACAGGCGCGTCGGATCGGCGCCGCGGCGCTGCAGCAGGTGGGCCAGCAGGTGGGTGACGTCCTCGGGGCGGTGGCGCAGCGGCGGGATCGCGATCTGCACCACCTTCAGCCGGAAGTAGAGGTCCAGGCGGAACCGCCCCGCCGCGATCTCCCCGGCGAGGTCCTTGTGGCTGGCGGCGACGAAGCGCACGTCGACCGCGCGGCTGCGCAGCTCGCCGAGCCGCCGCAGCTTGCGCTCCTGCATCACGCGCAGGAGCTTCATCTGCAGGGCCAGCGGCATGTCGCCGATCTCGTCCAGGAAGAAGGTGCCGCCGTCGGCCGCCTCCAGCAGACCGCTCTTCTCCTTCCCCGCGCCGGTGAAGGCTCCGGCCTGGTGGCCGAACAGCTCGCTCTCGAACAGCGATTCCGGCAGCGCCGCGCAGTTGACCCCGACGAAGCCCCGCGCGCGGCGCGGTCCCAGCCGGTGCACCGCGCGCGCCAGGACCTCCTTGCCCGTCCCGCTCTCCCCGTGCAGCAGCACGTTCACGTTGCTCGCGGCCACCGCCTGCACGGCGCGGCAGCACTCGGCCATCTCGCGCGACACGCCCACCACGTCGGGGATCCCCGGCATCGCCGCCGGCCGCGGCAACGCGATCGCCACGCGTCCCGTGACCGCCGCCGGGCGCGTGCGCCCGCCGCCGGCCGGCCAGTCGAAGAGCGTCGGCTGACGCCGTGCGTCGGCGAGCGGCCCGCCGCACCCGGGCGCCGGTTCGAGGTTCCCCAGGACCGGCCCGAGGCGGGCCGCCAGCCGTCGGCTCCAGTCGCGCACCGCCTCCAGCCAGGGTTCCTCGTCGGCGCAGGTCAGGGCCAGCGCGCCGGCCGTCCCCCCGGCGCCCGGCACCGGCAGCGACTCCTGCCGCCACGCCCGCTCACCCGCGCGCCAGGTCCGAACCGTCGCTTCCCCCTCGGCGGCCGCGCGCCAGAGCAGCCCCAGCGGCGGCGCCGGCGGCTCCCGCGCCGGGTCCTCCTGCCAGCCGTGTTGGAACAACAGGGTGAGCGGCGCCTCGGCGCACTCTCCGCCCCTGACGACCCAGACCCGGCTGCCCGGCCCGCCGTGCGGGTAGGCCCGCAACTCCTCGTCCCAGAATCTGCGCATCACGTCCATGCCCCACCTCCGGCGCCGGGTGATGCAGGCGGCGATCCCGATCTCCAGCCTGTCCACACACATGTGTAATTCGTTAACGGGCAGGGCGATACGCGGGCCGGCTGAGACAGCGCCCGAATGCGCGTCCGCGACGGGCGCACCCGAGACACCGCCGGCGCCGGGATCGGTGCGGCGGCCCGCGCCCGGGAATCAGGGCGCGGCACCGAGTTGGGCTGATGGAACTGTCGTGGGACGCGGAACGGGAGGTTACAGCAGGACGTCCACCTTGCGCGGGCCCGACACCACCTCGCCGATGGGCAGCGCGCCGAGCGACGCGGGGACGGCGGGGTCGGCGTCGGCCGCCAGCACGCACACCATCCCGATGCCCATGTTGAAGACGCGGTACATCTCCGGTGTCGCGACCTCCCCCGCCCGCTGCAGGAGGCGGAACAGGGGCGGCGCGGTCCAGGCCGCGGTGTCGATGCGGCAGCACAGGCCGTCCGGGACGATGCGCGGCACGTTGTCGTAGAAGCCGCCGCCGGTGATGTGGGCCAGGCCGTGGACGGCCGGGCGGCCCAGTTCCCGCCAGAGCGCGCGCACCGGCGGCAGGTAGCTGCGGTGGACGGCCAGCAGCAGGTCGGCCGCCGTGCCGCCGCAGCCCGGCAGCGCGTCGTCCGGGGCGTAGCCCGCCGACTCGAACAGGATGCGGCGGGCCAGCGAGTAGCCGTTGGTGTGCAGCCCCGTGCTGGGCAGGCCCCAGAGGCGGTCCCCGGCGCGGATGGCTGAGCCGTCGATCAGGTCCTCCTCGCGGACGCGCCCGACGATGCAGCCGGCCAGGTCGAAGTCGCCGTCGCCGTAGACGCCGGGCATCTCCGCCGTCTCGCCGCCCAGCAAGGCGCAGCCGTTCTCGCGGCAGGCCCGGGCGAAGCCGTCGAGCACCTGCTCGAGCACGCCCTCGCGCAGCTTGCCGGTGGCGAAGTAGTCGAGGAAGAACAGGGGCTCGGCGCCCTGGACCAGGATGTCGTCGACGCAGTGGTTGACCAGGTCCTGGCCGACGGTGTCGTAGCGGCCGGTCTGCGAGGCGATCTTCACCTTCGTGCCGACGCCGTCGACGCTGGCCACCAGCAGCGGCTCGCCCGGCGCCGCGCGGTACAGGCCCCCGAAGGCGCCGATGTCGCTGCGCACGCGCTCGTCCCAGGTGGAGCGGATGGCCTGCTTGGCCCCGGCGAGCGCCCGCGCGGCGGCGTCGATGTCGACGCCGCTATCGCTGTACTTCATGGACGGGGTCTTCCTTGGTCGGGGTGGGAATCGCCCGGACCGGC
Above is a window of bacterium DNA encoding:
- the purM gene encoding phosphoribosylformylglycinamidine cyclo-ligase, translating into MKYSDSGVDIDAAARALAGAKQAIRSTWDERVRSDIGAFGGLYRAAPGEPLLVASVDGVGTKVKIASQTGRYDTVGQDLVNHCVDDILVQGAEPLFFLDYFATGKLREGVLEQVLDGFARACRENGCALLGGETAEMPGVYGDGDFDLAGCIVGRVREEDLIDGSAIRAGDRLWGLPSTGLHTNGYSLARRILFESAGYAPDDALPGCGGTAADLLLAVHRSYLPPVRALWRELGRPAVHGLAHITGGGFYDNVPRIVPDGLCCRIDTAAWTAPPLFRLLQRAGEVATPEMYRVFNMGIGMVCVLAADADPAVPASLGALPIGEVVSGPRKVDVLL
- a CDS encoding sigma 54-interacting transcriptional regulator, with product MCVDRLEIGIAACITRRRRWGMDVMRRFWDEELRAYPHGGPGSRVWVVRGGECAEAPLTLLFQHGWQEDPAREPPAPPLGLLWRAAAEGEATVRTWRAGERAWRQESLPVPGAGGTAGALALTCADEEPWLEAVRDWSRRLAARLGPVLGNLEPAPGCGGPLADARRQPTLFDWPAGGGRTRPAAVTGRVAIALPRPAAMPGIPDVVGVSREMAECCRAVQAVAASNVNVLLHGESGTGKEVLARAVHRLGPRRARGFVGVNCAALPESLFESELFGHQAGAFTGAGKEKSGLLEAADGGTFFLDEIGDMPLALQMKLLRVMQERKLRRLGELRSRAVDVRFVAASHKDLAGEIAAGRFRLDLYFRLKVVQIAIPPLRHRPEDVTHLLAHLLQRRGADPTRLSVAPDALAALQAYRWPGNVRELENEAQRWLALHPGAEVIELDQLSAELRQAAGRSVDPSDLATLRPMDEATELLERYLIRKAICACDGRKSTAARRLGLSRQGLYKKIRRYGMGDLLHAAG